A single window of Maribacter algicola DNA harbors:
- a CDS encoding PspC domain-containing protein, whose amino-acid sequence MNILYNLLHYLQKRGFEVCRRIADRLGIRARVVRTSFIYLTFVTLGFGFALYLFLAFWLKIKDLIYTKRTSVFDL is encoded by the coding sequence ATGAACATTTTATATAATTTGTTGCATTATCTTCAGAAGCGAGGATTTGAAGTTTGTAGGAGAATTGCTGACCGGCTTGGAATCAGGGCCAGGGTTGTGAGGACTTCCTTTATCTATCTAACTTTCGTTACCCTGGGATTTGGATTTGCCCTATATCTGTTTTTGGCATTTTGGTTAAAAATCAAGGATTTGATCTATACCAAAAGAACATCTGTATTTGATTTATAG
- a CDS encoding ComEA family DNA-binding protein, with protein MKKSHFKFTKQERSGIFFLLLLIVLVQASFWLYNHFSNVYFEPIVLDKEMQEKIDNIKEESKKSDSLKLHPFNPNFISDFKGYTLGLSVDEIDRLHRFRDRDLYVNSKEEFQEVTGVSDSLLNFISPFFKFPEWANSQTRTLKDATNLEKSTKPISVRIKDLNGVTLEELQDIYGVGNVLSERILKFRDRLGGFLLDNQLYDVYGLEPAVAERILEKYRVLNIPEIQKIDINTATVGELSKIVYISRSVAEGIVSYRVKNGEILSFSELTQIENFPADRIDRFPLYLSLKK; from the coding sequence TTGAAAAAATCCCACTTCAAGTTTACAAAACAGGAGCGAAGTGGGATTTTCTTTTTGCTTTTACTAATCGTACTGGTGCAAGCCTCTTTTTGGTTGTATAATCATTTTTCAAATGTATATTTTGAGCCCATCGTTTTGGACAAGGAAATGCAAGAAAAAATTGATAACATAAAAGAGGAAAGTAAAAAAAGCGATTCGCTGAAACTCCACCCTTTCAACCCAAATTTCATATCGGATTTCAAAGGATATACATTGGGTCTTTCAGTAGATGAAATCGATCGTCTTCACCGGTTCAGGGATAGAGACCTGTACGTCAACTCCAAGGAAGAATTTCAAGAAGTGACCGGCGTCTCTGATTCTTTGCTGAATTTCATATCGCCCTTTTTTAAATTTCCTGAATGGGCCAATAGTCAAACAAGGACTTTGAAGGATGCAACCAACCTGGAGAAAAGCACTAAACCTATATCTGTTCGAATAAAGGATTTGAACGGAGTGACACTTGAAGAACTTCAAGACATTTATGGGGTAGGGAATGTACTTTCCGAAAGAATATTAAAGTTTAGGGATAGATTGGGCGGTTTTTTATTGGACAACCAGTTATATGACGTATATGGTTTGGAGCCTGCTGTTGCAGAGCGTATCCTTGAGAAATACAGGGTGTTGAACATACCTGAAATTCAAAAGATAGATATCAATACCGCAACGGTAGGGGAACTGTCCAAAATAGTGTACATATCCAGGAGTGTTGCGGAAGGAATTGTAAGTTATCGGGTTAAAAACGGTGAAATCCTGTCCTTTAGTGAATTGACTCAAATCGAGAATTTTCCTGCCGACCGTATTGATAGATTTCCTTTATATTTGTCCCTCAAAAAATAA
- a CDS encoding potassium channel family protein codes for MVKLFRSKLYVALLLMIVVLFFGILGYRYIEDYSWMDALYMTIITVTTVGFSEVRPMDIQGKMFTVVLIVTSVFIFGFAISVITEYLLNRNSPQILKLKKVKNRIDKLSNHVVVCGFGRNGMQAAERLKAYKKPFVVIERDKELLEKYDDEILFMEGDANEDEVLLAAGIERAKYLIVTLPDDAANLFVVLSARQLNANLFIISRASQVTSQHKLQLAGANKVIMPDKIGGDHMASLVVMPDLITFMDKLSVEGEHTTNLEEVAIEDFSNQVDCNSLRDLDLRRKTGCTIIGYIAPDGEYIINPEADLQLQPKSKVIVLGRPEQIKKLNEMFHIDLS; via the coding sequence ATGGTTAAGCTCTTTCGTTCCAAACTCTATGTGGCTTTACTATTAATGATAGTGGTGCTGTTTTTTGGGATTTTGGGCTATCGTTATATTGAGGATTATTCTTGGATGGATGCCCTTTATATGACTATCATAACGGTTACGACCGTAGGTTTTTCTGAAGTACGCCCCATGGATATACAAGGGAAAATGTTTACTGTCGTTTTGATAGTGACCAGTGTATTTATCTTTGGTTTTGCCATTTCCGTTATCACGGAATACCTTTTGAATAGAAACAGTCCGCAAATATTAAAATTGAAGAAAGTGAAAAATAGGATCGATAAATTATCAAATCATGTAGTAGTGTGTGGTTTTGGTCGAAACGGGATGCAGGCGGCAGAAAGGCTTAAAGCGTATAAAAAGCCTTTTGTGGTAATTGAAAGGGACAAGGAGCTTTTGGAAAAATATGATGATGAGATACTGTTTATGGAGGGTGATGCCAATGAAGATGAGGTATTGCTAGCTGCCGGAATCGAGAGGGCCAAATACTTGATCGTTACATTGCCAGATGATGCGGCCAATCTATTTGTAGTACTATCCGCACGCCAATTGAATGCGAACCTATTTATCATCAGTAGGGCTTCGCAGGTTACTTCCCAACATAAATTGCAGCTGGCGGGTGCCAATAAAGTGATTATGCCCGATAAAATAGGTGGTGACCATATGGCCTCATTGGTCGTAATGCCCGACCTTATAACCTTTATGGACAAACTATCGGTGGAAGGGGAGCATACTACCAATCTGGAAGAAGTGGCCATCGAGGACTTCTCGAATCAAGTAGATTGCAATTCTTTGCGAGATCTGGACCTACGAAGAAAAACCGGTTGTACGATAATAGGTTATATTGCACCGGATGGCGAATACATAATTAATCCTGAAGCGGACCTTCAATTGCAGCCTAAGAGTAAGGTAATAGTTCTAGGTAGACCGGAACAAATAAAAAAGTTGAATGAAATGTTCCATATTGACTTGAGTTAA
- a CDS encoding alanine/glycine:cation symporter family protein — MKYKLLSLCSFMFPFLSMAQEAGEMGIDEKIDKVFGDLTGWFVEFIFYQIPFSENIKIYWVLFPLILGAGFFTIYFRFINFTGVWTALKVVMGKYEDIEKYGAKELYGEDGIAAGVDLNKVESLDKHLADNKDEIVVDGDILDTIRDESSNGEVSHFQALTAALSATVGLGNIAGVAVAVSIGGAGATFWMIIAGFLGMASKFVECTLGVKYRDVGKDGTIFGGPMYYLNKGLKNKSLGRILAGAFAVMCIGGSFGGGNMFQVNQAVQLFENMTGGTESFLYGYRWVFGLVMAVLVGIVIIGGIKSIAKVTDKIVPFMVVIYVGASLFVLIAKFDMIGWAFNEIIQGAFAPVGIVGGAVGVMIQGFRRAAFSNEAGVGSASIAHSAVRTKYPASEGLVALLEPFIDTVVVCTMTALVLIITGNVDPGNAGLNDADAILLTSGAFGSVISWFPYVLTVAVVLFAFSTQISWSYYGYQAWAYLFGRTKKTEYTYKIIFCLFVIVGASASMGSVIGFSDAMIFGMMVPNMIGIVILAPKVKGELKKYMDAIKLKVKAVTE; from the coding sequence ATGAAGTATAAACTTCTAAGTCTTTGTTCCTTCATGTTCCCTTTTTTGTCCATGGCCCAAGAGGCCGGTGAAATGGGGATAGATGAAAAAATCGATAAAGTTTTCGGAGACCTAACAGGGTGGTTCGTGGAGTTTATTTTTTACCAGATACCTTTTTCAGAGAATATAAAAATATATTGGGTATTGTTCCCATTGATATTGGGGGCAGGGTTCTTTACCATCTATTTCCGTTTTATAAATTTTACTGGGGTATGGACAGCCTTAAAAGTTGTAATGGGCAAGTATGAGGACATTGAGAAATATGGGGCCAAGGAGCTTTATGGGGAAGATGGAATTGCGGCCGGAGTGGATTTGAACAAGGTGGAAAGCCTTGATAAGCATTTGGCGGATAACAAGGACGAGATTGTAGTCGATGGTGATATTTTGGATACCATAAGGGATGAAAGTTCCAACGGGGAGGTATCCCACTTTCAGGCACTTACGGCAGCGCTATCCGCAACTGTTGGACTGGGGAATATTGCTGGTGTAGCCGTAGCGGTCTCCATTGGTGGGGCGGGCGCTACATTTTGGATGATCATTGCCGGATTTTTGGGAATGGCCTCTAAATTCGTGGAATGTACCCTAGGAGTAAAATACAGGGACGTAGGCAAGGATGGAACTATTTTTGGAGGGCCCATGTATTATTTGAACAAGGGGCTTAAGAACAAGAGCTTAGGGAGGATATTGGCCGGAGCATTTGCTGTTATGTGTATCGGCGGTTCTTTTGGAGGCGGTAATATGTTCCAGGTAAACCAAGCCGTGCAGCTTTTTGAAAATATGACAGGTGGAACCGAGTCCTTTCTTTATGGTTACCGATGGGTTTTTGGTTTGGTCATGGCGGTTTTGGTTGGAATAGTAATCATTGGTGGTATTAAATCCATTGCCAAGGTTACGGATAAGATAGTTCCTTTTATGGTCGTGATTTATGTAGGCGCCTCCCTTTTTGTGCTGATAGCCAAGTTTGATATGATTGGTTGGGCCTTCAATGAGATTATTCAAGGTGCTTTCGCACCTGTGGGAATCGTTGGTGGTGCCGTTGGGGTCATGATTCAAGGGTTTAGAAGGGCGGCCTTTTCAAATGAGGCCGGTGTTGGATCTGCTTCCATCGCCCACTCTGCAGTAAGAACAAAGTACCCTGCTTCAGAAGGTTTGGTAGCTCTATTGGAACCCTTTATAGATACCGTGGTGGTATGTACAATGACAGCGTTGGTACTAATTATAACAGGTAATGTTGACCCAGGAAACGCTGGTCTGAATGATGCCGATGCCATCTTGTTGACTTCAGGTGCATTTGGTTCGGTAATTAGCTGGTTCCCATACGTCTTAACGGTAGCCGTGGTTCTTTTCGCTTTCAGTACCCAAATTTCTTGGTCCTATTACGGTTATCAGGCTTGGGCATATCTTTTTGGAAGAACAAAGAAAACGGAGTATACCTATAAGATTATTTTCTGTCTATTCGTGATTGTAGGAGCCTCTGCGAGTATGGGTTCCGTAATCGGATTTTCAGACGCAATGATTTTTGGTATGATGGTCCCAAATATGATCGGGATTGTGATCTTGGCACCCAAGGTAAAGGGAGAGCTTAAAAAATATATGGATGCCATCAAACTTAAGGTAAAAGCCGTTACTGAATAG